From Polaribacter haliotis:
TCCATTTTAAAATCTTAGAAAATGATAGTAAACCTATTATTGCTCCCAAACCAACTACAGCTACAGTTTTTAAATCTCTATCATTAACAGCAGATAAAATAGGTTTGTAAGCACCTAATAAAACAAGAATAAATGCTCCAGAAATTCCCGGTAAAATCATTGCACAAATTGCAATTGCTCCTGCTAAAAACATAAATAACAAAGAAGAATTTTCACTAACCAAAGGATTTAAAGTGGTTACATAATATGCTAAAAACGTAGCAACTATAAGTGCTAAAATCGATACAACATTCCATTTTTCTATTTGCTTTCCTATATAAATAATGCTTGCTAAAACCAAACCAAAGAAAAAAGACCATAATAAAACTGGCTCGTTTTCTAACAACCATTTAATAGTTTTTGCCAAAGAAATAATACTTATAAAAATTCCAATAAATAAAGCCAAAAGAAAAGATCCATTTACTTGTTTCCAAGCTGCTTTTACACCTTCTGTCTTTAAAATTTTAAAAAGTTTTAGGTTTACATTACTTATGGATCCTAATAACTCCTCATAAATACCAGATATAAATGCAATTGTACCTCCAGAAACTCCTGGCACAACATCAGCTGCACCCATTGCCATTCCTTTTAACCCAATAACTACGTAATCTTTTATACTTCTAGACATTCTCTTTAAATTTAAAAAACGAAGATAATAGAATTTTAAGTAAAAATAATATCGATTATCGCTATTGAGCTGTTAATTTAATTTAAAAAAAATGTATTTTAACCTTTTGTAAAAAAACATCTTTAAAATTAACAAATGCCTAAAAAAGGAAAAGCAAAAAATACGGTTAACAAAGCGAAGCATACTAAATTAATGAATCGAAAAATTAACAAGGTAAAGTTAGAAAAACAATTGCATAAAGAACGTTTAAAAGCTATTATTAAAAAGGTAAATCAAGAAAAAAACGAAAAATAAATATGAATTTAAAATATATTTTTGGTTGTATTATTTCTTTTCCTTTAATTCCTATTCTCTTAATACAAGGAAAAAAAATTCGAAAAGAAACACCAAGGTTACCAGAAGCGATAAAGCCAAAAGGTTATTTAAAAACCAATTCGAAAAAGACTTTAAAGATAATTACAATTGGAGAAAGCACTATTGCTGGTGTTGGTGTAGACATTCATGAAAATGGATTTACTGGTGCACTTATTAAAGAATTATCAGAGAAAAATAATATTTCTGTTTTATGGCGTGTTTATGCAAAAAGTGGCTACACAACTAAACAAATTACTAAAAAATTAGTACCAAAAATTGAAGAAACTAATGCAGATCTTATTGTTATTGGCTTAGGTGGAAACGATGCTTTTAAATTGAATTCTCCTATAATGTTTATACTAAATATCGAAAAATTAATTAAAAGTATTCAGAAAAAATTTCCTAGAACTCCAATTTACTTTACAAATATGCCTCCCATTAAAGAGTTCCCTGCATTTACAAAAACAATAAAATTTGTAATAGGAAACTTGGTTGAAATTTTTGGAGAAAGGCTTCGAAAAAAAGTAAAAAGAAAAAAAAGAGTTTTTTATAACAGTGAAATTGTAACTTTAAAAAGCTGGTCTAAAAAATACAATCTTAAAAATGATGTTGCTATTTACTTTAGTGATGGGGTTCATCCTTCCAAATTAACTTACGAAATATGGGGGAAAGATATGGCTCAATTTATTATGAAAAAACGAGCTTTTAAAAAATGGATAAGAAGTAAATAAATTAAAAAAACCTCAAGCTTTCACTTGAGATTTTTAATATATTTTCGATAATTTTAATTATCAATAGAACCTAAAACACGTTTCATAAATGTATTTAACGCTTCCTTTTTAGGAGTACCGTCTTTTACCATTTTATCTACTTCCAAAGCTCCATACATATTCGAAATCAACTCTCCAATAACATCTAATTCTTCATCTTTTAAAGACGAAACTTCTGTTAAAGCCTCTAATGTTTCAATAGTTTCTAGTATGTAATCTTGGTCGTTTTCTTCAATAAAACTAGTTAAATGCTTAATTACAGGTAATTTCATAATCTAAGCTAATTCGTTTACTAAGTCCTTCAAGACATCAAACTTATTTGTTTGTGCCTGATTTTTCTTTTCTCCATTTTCAAAAATTGCAAATGTTGGCAAATTACTTACGTCTGCTAACTTTCTGCTTTCAGGAAATTTCTCAGCATCAACAATTACAAACTTAATTGAATCCATTTCTGAAGCCAATTTCTTAAACTTAGGTTTCATAATTCTACAATTTCCACACCAAGTTGCAGAGTACTGTACAATTACTTTATCGTTACCTAAAACAATTACTTGTAAATTATCTTCTGTTAATTCTTGTACCATTTCTTTTTTGCTTTTTTAAATTATTAAAAGGATTCGTGTTCTTGTCCCCCAACGAAAACACGAATTTTTTCCTCTTATATTATTAGTTTTTAGCTAAATACTCTGCAGTTCCTTTAGCATTTGGAGACATTGCTTCTTTACCTTCTTCCCAGTTTGCAGGACAAACTTCTCCATTTTTCTGAACATGAGAATATGCATCAATTAAACGTAAAAATTCATTTACATTTCTACCAACTGGCATATGATTAACTCCTTCATGAAATACAGTTCCTTCTTCATCAATTAAATACGTAGCTCTGTAAGTTACATTATCTCCTTCTACTTGTATTGTTTGAGAAACCTCATCAAAAGTCTCGTTCGTAATATCTAAAATCCCTAAAATTGAAGATAAATTACGGTTAGAATCTGCTAAGATAGGATATGTTACACCTTCAATTCCTCCATTATCTTTAGAAGTACTTAACCACGCAAAATGTACTTCTGGAGTATCACATGAAGCACCAATTACAATTGTATTTCTTT
This genomic window contains:
- a CDS encoding peroxiredoxin, whose amino-acid sequence is MATAVGKKFPDLNVDAMNEMGDTFKLNVLEEAINNKKKVLLFWYPKDFTFVCPTELHAFQAALGEFEKRNTIVIGASCDTPEVHFAWLSTSKDNGGIEGVTYPILADSNRNLSSILGILDITNETFDEVSQTIQVEGDNVTYRATYLIDEEGTVFHEGVNHMPVGRNVNEFLRLIDAYSHVQKNGEVCPANWEEGKEAMSPNAKGTAEYLAKN
- a CDS encoding DUF6952 family protein, which translates into the protein MKLPVIKHLTSFIEENDQDYILETIETLEALTEVSSLKDEELDVIGELISNMYGALEVDKMVKDGTPKKEALNTFMKRVLGSIDN
- a CDS encoding DUF368 domain-containing protein, producing the protein MSRSIKDYVVIGLKGMAMGAADVVPGVSGGTIAFISGIYEELLGSISNVNLKLFKILKTEGVKAAWKQVNGSFLLALFIGIFISIISLAKTIKWLLENEPVLLWSFFFGLVLASIIYIGKQIEKWNVVSILALIVATFLAYYVTTLNPLVSENSSLLFMFLAGAIAICAMILPGISGAFILVLLGAYKPILSAVNDRDLKTVAVVGLGAIIGLLSFSKILKWMFTNYKNITLATLTGFIIGSLNKIWPWKETLTWRTNSHGIEVPLKEQSISPFNFDGDPQLLMSIILALIGFVLILLMEKLAVKKA
- a CDS encoding SGNH/GDSL hydrolase family protein, translated to MNLKYIFGCIISFPLIPILLIQGKKIRKETPRLPEAIKPKGYLKTNSKKTLKIITIGESTIAGVGVDIHENGFTGALIKELSEKNNISVLWRVYAKSGYTTKQITKKLVPKIEETNADLIVIGLGGNDAFKLNSPIMFILNIEKLIKSIQKKFPRTPIYFTNMPPIKEFPAFTKTIKFVIGNLVEIFGERLRKKVKRKKRVFYNSEIVTLKSWSKKYNLKNDVAIYFSDGVHPSKLTYEIWGKDMAQFIMKKRAFKKWIRSK
- a CDS encoding thioredoxin family protein, with protein sequence MVQELTEDNLQVIVLGNDKVIVQYSATWCGNCRIMKPKFKKLASEMDSIKFVIVDAEKFPESRKLADVSNLPTFAIFENGEKKNQAQTNKFDVLKDLVNELA